The Verrucomicrobiota bacterium genome contains a region encoding:
- a CDS encoding DUF1501 domain-containing protein — protein sequence MNPQLARSRALTRRTFFRDSGLGLGAIALGSLLRQDGSAAAKAASRNPQAAVANPLAPKAPPLPAKAKSIIYLHMSGAPPTLDLFDYKPKLNELHLKPCPEELIKGERFAFIKGVPKMLGTPHKFAPAGQSGASVAEILPHFASIADDATIIRSVVTDQFNHAPAELFLYTGSPRAGSASLGSWLTYGLGSENQDLPGFVVLLSGGTDPTGGKSLWSSGFLPSVYQGVQCRTSGEPILFSNNPPGMDRESRRRSLDALGALNEIEAKQFRDPETLTRIAQYELAYRMQIAVPDVFDLGKEPAHVLNSYGAKPGEGSFANNCLLARRLVEKGVRCVQLYDWGWDMHGISPDTDLVSGLPKKCRDVDRASAALVRDLKQRGLLDETIVVWGGEFGRTPMNEERGGSKYLGRDHHPHCFCLWMAGGGIKRGTVFGSTDELGYRVAENPVSIRDLQATLLHQMGFDSHAFSYRYQGLNQRLIGPSEEAQVIREIVA from the coding sequence ATGAACCCGCAACTTGCCCGATCACGCGCTCTGACGCGCCGCACTTTTTTTCGCGACTCCGGCCTTGGACTCGGCGCCATCGCACTCGGTTCGCTGCTCCGGCAGGACGGCTCCGCCGCCGCGAAAGCCGCAAGCCGTAATCCGCAAGCCGCAGTCGCCAACCCCCTCGCGCCCAAAGCCCCGCCCCTGCCCGCGAAAGCGAAATCCATCATCTACCTGCACATGTCCGGCGCGCCGCCGACGCTGGACCTGTTCGATTACAAGCCCAAGCTCAACGAACTGCACCTCAAGCCGTGCCCCGAGGAACTCATCAAGGGCGAGCGGTTCGCATTCATCAAGGGCGTGCCCAAGATGCTCGGCACGCCGCACAAGTTCGCGCCGGCCGGCCAGTCGGGTGCCTCCGTCGCCGAGATTCTCCCACACTTCGCCAGCATCGCGGACGACGCCACCATCATCCGCTCGGTCGTCACGGACCAGTTCAACCACGCGCCCGCGGAGCTGTTCCTCTACACCGGTTCGCCGCGCGCCGGCAGCGCGTCGCTCGGCTCGTGGCTCACCTACGGGCTCGGCTCTGAGAACCAGGACCTGCCCGGTTTCGTCGTGCTGCTCTCCGGCGGCACCGACCCGACGGGCGGCAAGAGCCTTTGGAGCAGCGGCTTCTTGCCGAGCGTGTATCAGGGCGTGCAATGCCGCACCTCCGGCGAGCCGATCCTTTTCTCCAACAACCCGCCCGGCATGGATCGCGAGTCGCGCCGCCGCAGCCTCGACGCGCTCGGGGCGTTGAACGAAATCGAGGCGAAACAATTCCGCGACCCCGAGACGCTCACCCGCATCGCGCAATACGAACTCGCGTATCGCATGCAGATCGCCGTGCCGGATGTCTTCGACCTCGGCAAGGAACCGGCGCACGTGCTCAACAGCTACGGCGCGAAGCCGGGCGAGGGGAGCTTCGCGAACAACTGCCTGCTCGCGCGGCGGCTCGTCGAGAAGGGCGTGCGCTGCGTGCAGCTTTACGACTGGGGCTGGGACATGCACGGCATCAGCCCCGACACCGACCTCGTGAGCGGCCTGCCGAAGAAGTGCCGCGACGTGGACCGCGCGAGCGCGGCGCTCGTGCGCGACCTCAAGCAGCGCGGCCTGCTCGACGAAACGATCGTGGTGTGGGGCGGCGAGTTTGGCCGCACGCCGATGAACGAGGAACGCGGCGGCTCGAAGTATCTTGGCCGCGACCACCATCCGCACTGTTTCTGCCTGTGGATGGCCGGCGGCGGCATCAAGCGCGGCACCGTCTTCGGCTCAACGGACGAACTCGGCTACCGCGTCGCCGAGAATCCCGTGTCAATCCGCGACCTTCAGGCGACGCTTCTACACCAGATGGGCTTCGACTCGCACGCGTTCAGCTACCGCTACCAAGGGCTCAACCAGCGCCTCATCGGCCCGAGCGAGGAAGCACAGGTGATCAGGGAGATTGTGGCGTGA
- a CDS encoding Uma2 family endonuclease, protein MSAGYTEFIEGFPTDRRAPGARHEEVCCRLHAAVAVALGGMTICKLLAVRDEVTLDDGSRIRPDLAVVTVATGKAFIVAEVIQAGDHSNDTVVKKQLFESARVPRLWMVDPRYDNVEVYHGTPDGLILRSILAGREELTDPLLPQLRCVVDRLFGNVV, encoded by the coding sequence GTGAGCGCAGGATACACCGAATTCATCGAGGGATTCCCGACGGACCGGCGCGCGCCGGGCGCGCGGCATGAGGAGGTTTGTTGCCGCCTTCACGCGGCAGTGGCGGTCGCGCTCGGCGGGATGACCATCTGCAAACTGCTTGCCGTTCGCGATGAAGTCACGCTGGACGACGGCTCGCGCATCCGGCCCGACCTCGCGGTGGTGACCGTTGCGACCGGCAAGGCCTTCATAGTGGCCGAAGTCATCCAAGCGGGCGACCACTCGAACGACACGGTCGTGAAGAAACAGTTGTTCGAGTCGGCGCGAGTGCCGAGGCTGTGGATGGTCGATCCGCGCTACGACAACGTGGAGGTGTATCACGGCACGCCGGATGGCTTGATCCTCCGGAGCATCCTCGCCGGCCGTGAGGAACTCACCGACCCGTTGCTCCCGCAACTGCGCTGCGTCGTCGACCGGCTCTTCGGAAACGTCGTGTGA
- a CDS encoding DUF1501 domain-containing protein gives MNTVTHLDLLKRREFFQQSGFALGGIALSSMLASRASSATVNRRSDRRPMFAPRARRVIYLHMIGAPSQLDLFENKPELARRDGEECPESLLKGRRFAFIGGKMTLAGSKFLFTKHGRSGQELSEHLPYLATVADDIAIVKTLHTEEINHAPAQMFLHTGFGRGGRPSFGSWVTYGLGTENQDMPAYVVLLSGPLGGAGTSLWANGFLPSVHQGIQFRSQGDAVLFLSNPKGQSQEDRRRIFDAVKSLNEQQLADVGDPEIATRISQYEMAFKMQSSVPELMDISREPKATLDLYGARPGAASFANNCLLARRLVERGVRVVELYDADWDHHAGLATRLPAKAKDVDQGMAALLTDLKVRGLLEDTLVIWGAEFGRTPLRQGIDGNGKSTNPGRDHHKDAYVMWLAGGGIKGGVTHGRTDDFGFSPVENPVHVHDLNATVLHLLGLDHERLTFKYQGREYRLTDVHGHVVKPLLA, from the coding sequence ATGAACACCGTCACACATCTCGACCTTCTCAAGCGCCGGGAGTTTTTTCAGCAGTCGGGCTTCGCGCTCGGCGGCATTGCGTTGAGTTCGATGCTTGCCAGCAGGGCGAGCTCCGCGACCGTAAACCGGCGTTCAGACCGTCGTCCCATGTTCGCGCCGCGCGCGCGCCGCGTGATCTACCTGCACATGATCGGCGCGCCGTCCCAGCTCGACCTCTTCGAGAACAAGCCCGAACTCGCGAGGCGCGACGGCGAAGAATGCCCGGAGTCGCTCCTCAAGGGCCGGCGATTCGCCTTCATCGGCGGCAAGATGACGCTCGCGGGCAGCAAGTTTTTGTTCACGAAGCACGGTCGCAGCGGACAGGAGCTATCGGAACACCTGCCGTATCTGGCGACAGTTGCGGACGACATCGCCATCGTAAAGACGTTGCACACGGAGGAAATCAACCACGCCCCGGCACAAATGTTTTTGCACACGGGCTTCGGTCGCGGCGGGCGGCCAAGCTTCGGCTCCTGGGTGACCTACGGACTCGGCACTGAGAACCAGGACATGCCTGCTTACGTGGTCCTTCTGTCCGGACCGCTCGGCGGCGCGGGCACATCGCTGTGGGCGAACGGCTTCTTGCCGAGTGTTCATCAGGGAATTCAGTTCCGATCGCAGGGGGACGCCGTGTTGTTTCTCAGCAACCCCAAGGGCCAGTCGCAGGAGGACCGGCGGCGCATCTTCGACGCGGTGAAGTCGCTCAACGAACAGCAGCTTGCCGACGTGGGCGATCCCGAGATCGCCACGCGCATCAGCCAATACGAAATGGCGTTCAAGATGCAGTCGAGCGTGCCGGAACTGATGGACATCTCGCGGGAACCGAAGGCCACGCTCGATCTCTACGGCGCCAGGCCCGGTGCCGCGTCGTTCGCGAACAACTGCCTGCTCGCGCGCCGGCTCGTCGAGCGCGGCGTGCGCGTGGTGGAGCTTTACGACGCCGATTGGGACCACCACGCCGGACTTGCCACGCGCCTCCCGGCCAAGGCCAAGGACGTGGACCAGGGCATGGCCGCCCTCCTCACGGATCTCAAGGTGCGGGGATTGCTCGAGGACACGCTTGTGATTTGGGGGGCGGAGTTTGGCCGCACTCCGTTGCGCCAGGGCATCGATGGCAACGGCAAGTCCACCAACCCCGGCCGCGACCATCACAAGGACGCCTACGTGATGTGGCTCGCCGGCGGCGGCATCAAGGGTGGCGTCACGCATGGCCGCACCGATGATTTTGGCTTCAGCCCCGTGGAAAATCCCGTCCACGTCCACGACCTCAATGCGACGGTGCTGCACCTGCTCGGGCTCGACCACGAACGGCTGACCTTCAAATATCAGGGCCGCGAGTATCGGCTGACGGATGTTCACGGTCACGTGGTGAAGCCGCTGCTGGCGTGA
- a CDS encoding DUF1553 domain-containing protein, translated as MNAERGMRRAERRNGPRQFVGIAVQALALFGAGIEGVAAPAPPVDFAREVLPVLQRACFDCHGPELQKGKLRLDTREAAFKKPGTISKGSAAKSELYRRITLSKGHDDAMPNRGEPLSKSDTDRIRAWIDAGAVWPDGVQAAKHWAYVKPVRPAVPQIGRRQAAGGNPVDAFILARLAKEGLALSSDAAPEILIRRLSLDLTGLPPTTPEIDDFVSNWSLKPDKALEKLVDRLLASRQFGVRWARPWLDYARYADSHGFQRDDFRDLWPYRDWVVNALNADMPFTQFSIEQLAGDLLPRATESQRVATGFNRSAPTNVEAGTDPEETRVNQIHDRVNTLGMVWLGATLECAQCHDHKYDPFTQRDYYGLFAFFNQTELEADRTNPKVPGSIQFKGPTMELADSSTQGARARLQNQFDAVVRRIGELEKNAAADSAAWEADLAKSLGTTSQEHVLDIADFDSTGGATHEILADKSVLISGEPAPDKDTYLVEVRTRLTGVRAIKIETLADPSLPGNGPGRSDAQRPNFVLNNFTATVAPAADDSQSEPVKFNTATASFSQANFPVANLLKADNTARSGWAISPRFHEPHWAMLETAGPVGHEGGTVLRFKLEQHYGGGRTIGRLRFSGITGPVGGKSMPADVADALKVPAGRRSAKQSKTLAHFRLRQTPGFDALETERTRLDGELKKLKPPTTLIMQESGAPRMSAMFQRGEFRTPGEKVDAHVPSVLHPLHAASSERTRLDLAKWLVSRENPLAARVTVNRFWAELFGHGLVTTPEDFGIKGERPTHPELLDWLAVEFMDNGWSLKTLLKSIVTSAAYRQSSRVSPEMFSRDDQNLLYARGPRFRLDAEAVRDNALSIAGLLSLRQGGPSIRPYQPDGLWVKVGGQRYDYVVSPGEEKYRRGIYVVWKRGAPYPSFVNFDANNRMACRVKRPRSNTPLQALTLMNDPVYVEAATAFARRVLTEKPVASAAERIAHAFRMATARTPNAAETAALLKLFESQRASAAAEPANARLAGFEVPAGISPQEFAAWYAVAAAILNLDETITKG; from the coding sequence GTGAATGCGGAACGCGGAATGCGGAGGGCGGAGCGGCGCAACGGCCCGCGCCAGTTTGTTGGGATCGCAGTGCAGGCCCTCGCGCTGTTTGGGGCGGGAATCGAAGGTGTTGCCGCGCCCGCACCACCCGTTGACTTTGCGCGCGAGGTCCTGCCCGTCTTGCAGCGCGCGTGTTTCGACTGTCACGGGCCGGAGTTGCAGAAGGGCAAGCTGCGCCTCGACACGCGCGAGGCGGCTTTCAAGAAGCCCGGCACCATCTCGAAGGGCAGCGCCGCGAAGAGCGAACTTTACCGACGCATCACGCTTTCGAAGGGCCACGACGACGCGATGCCGAACCGCGGCGAACCACTCTCCAAGTCCGACACCGACCGCATCCGCGCGTGGATTGACGCCGGCGCCGTGTGGCCCGACGGCGTGCAAGCGGCGAAGCACTGGGCCTATGTTAAACCGGTCCGTCCCGCAGTCCCGCAAATCGGCAGGCGGCAGGCGGCAGGCGGCAATCCAGTGGACGCTTTCATTCTGGCCCGACTCGCGAAAGAGGGTCTCGCGCTTTCATCGGACGCTGCGCCCGAAATCCTCATCCGCCGCCTCTCGCTCGATCTCACCGGCCTGCCGCCGACGACGCCGGAGATCGATGACTTTGTATCGAACTGGTCACTCAAACCCGACAAAGCGCTCGAGAAGCTTGTTGATCGTCTCCTCGCGTCGCGGCAGTTCGGCGTTCGCTGGGCGCGTCCGTGGCTCGACTACGCGCGCTACGCCGATTCGCACGGGTTTCAGCGAGACGACTTCCGCGACCTCTGGCCGTATCGCGATTGGGTGGTGAATGCCCTCAACGCGGACATGCCCTTCACGCAGTTCAGCATCGAGCAGCTCGCCGGCGATTTGCTGCCCCGCGCCACCGAGTCGCAACGCGTGGCCACCGGCTTCAATCGCAGCGCGCCCACGAATGTCGAGGCCGGCACGGACCCCGAGGAGACCCGCGTGAACCAGATTCACGATCGCGTCAACACGCTCGGCATGGTCTGGCTCGGCGCGACGCTTGAATGCGCCCAGTGCCACGACCACAAATACGACCCGTTTACCCAGCGCGATTACTACGGCTTGTTTGCCTTTTTCAACCAGACTGAACTCGAGGCCGACCGCACGAACCCGAAGGTGCCCGGCTCGATCCAGTTCAAGGGACCGACGATGGAACTCGCCGACAGCTCCACTCAGGGCGCGCGCGCGCGCCTGCAAAACCAGTTCGACGCCGTCGTCCGGCGGATTGGCGAGTTGGAGAAGAATGCCGCGGCCGACTCCGCGGCGTGGGAGGCGGACCTCGCGAAATCACTTGGCACGACCTCGCAGGAGCACGTGCTCGACATCGCGGATTTCGACTCCACCGGCGGCGCCACGCACGAGATCCTCGCCGACAAGTCGGTGCTCATCAGCGGCGAACCGGCGCCGGACAAGGACACCTATCTCGTCGAAGTCCGCACCAGACTCACGGGCGTCCGCGCCATCAAGATCGAGACGCTTGCTGACCCATCGTTGCCCGGCAACGGTCCCGGCCGCAGCGACGCACAACGGCCGAACTTCGTGCTGAACAACTTCACTGCGACCGTCGCGCCTGCGGCAGATGATTCGCAATCCGAACCGGTCAAATTCAACACCGCGACTGCGTCGTTCTCGCAAGCCAACTTCCCTGTCGCCAACCTGCTGAAGGCGGACAACACCGCACGCAGCGGCTGGGCGATCAGCCCGAGATTTCACGAACCCCACTGGGCGATGCTTGAAACCGCCGGGCCCGTTGGCCACGAAGGAGGCACGGTGTTGCGGTTCAAGCTCGAACAGCATTATGGCGGGGGCCGCACCATCGGCCGGCTCCGGTTCAGCGGCATCACGGGCCCGGTCGGAGGCAAGTCCATGCCCGCGGATGTGGCCGACGCGCTGAAAGTGCCCGCCGGCAGGCGTTCGGCGAAACAATCGAAGACGCTTGCGCACTTCCGGCTTCGGCAGACTCCGGGCTTTGACGCGCTTGAGACGGAGAGGACACGACTGGACGGCGAGCTGAAGAAACTCAAGCCTCCGACGACGTTGATCATGCAGGAGTCAGGCGCGCCGCGGATGAGCGCCATGTTTCAGCGGGGCGAGTTTCGAACGCCGGGTGAGAAGGTGGACGCACACGTCCCATCCGTCCTGCATCCGCTCCACGCGGCATCGTCGGAGCGAACCCGGCTGGATCTCGCAAAGTGGCTCGTGAGCCGCGAGAATCCCCTCGCCGCGCGCGTGACGGTGAACCGCTTCTGGGCCGAGCTCTTCGGCCACGGGCTCGTCACGACGCCCGAAGACTTCGGCATCAAGGGTGAGCGCCCCACGCACCCGGAATTGCTCGACTGGCTCGCCGTCGAGTTCATGGACAACGGCTGGTCGCTGAAGACGTTGTTGAAGTCGATCGTGACGAGCGCGGCTTACCGGCAGTCTTCACGGGTCTCACCCGAAATGTTCTCGCGGGACGACCAGAATCTTCTCTACGCACGCGGACCTCGATTCCGCCTCGACGCTGAAGCCGTGCGGGACAACGCGCTTTCCATCGCGGGGCTGCTCAGCCTCCGTCAGGGTGGCCCGTCGATCCGACCGTATCAACCGGATGGCTTGTGGGTGAAGGTCGGCGGCCAGCGTTACGACTATGTCGTCAGCCCCGGGGAGGAGAAGTATCGCCGCGGCATCTACGTCGTGTGGAAGCGCGGTGCGCCGTATCCGAGCTTCGTGAATTTCGACGCGAACAACCGCATGGCCTGTCGTGTGAAGCGACCGCGCTCGAACACGCCGCTGCAGGCGCTCACGCTCATGAACGATCCCGTCTATGTCGAGGCGGCGACGGCGTTCGCGCGGCGCGTGTTGACCGAGAAACCAGTCGCGAGCGCCGCGGAGCGCATCGCTCACGCCTTCCGCATGGCCACCGCGCGGACGCCGAACGCAGCGGAGACCGCGGCGCTGCTTAAACTGTTCGAATCCCAACGCGCGTCCGCGGCGGCGGAGCCGGCCAATGCACGCCTCGCAGGTTTCGAGGTTCCCGCGGGCATTTCACCCCAGGAGTTCGCGGCGTGGTATGCCGTGGCCGCCGCGATTTTGAATCTGGACGAGACGATCACCAAGGGCTGA
- a CDS encoding DUF5069 domain-containing protein — protein sequence MANTHVPLISSGTAGPLGVLHLPRLWLKCSLEARGKLAAGYPGLGKGYDLMTCNALGLNPDAVKAFIAGSRPTYPQFEAWVKSQPGVKLDKATLYKHNAAIRGYIHDDATRKGILGASRISDESSVNPGAVDLNNIDDWYEFHQAELK from the coding sequence ATGGCTAACACTCACGTTCCCCTGATCAGTTCGGGCACGGCCGGTCCGCTCGGCGTGCTGCACCTCCCGCGCCTCTGGCTCAAGTGCTCGCTCGAGGCGCGCGGCAAGCTCGCCGCCGGATATCCCGGGCTCGGCAAGGGCTACGACTTGATGACCTGCAACGCGCTCGGGCTCAACCCCGATGCGGTGAAGGCTTTCATCGCCGGCAGCCGGCCGACGTATCCGCAGTTCGAGGCGTGGGTCAAGTCCCAGCCCGGCGTGAAGCTCGACAAGGCCACGCTTTACAAGCACAACGCCGCCATTCGCGGCTACATTCACGACGACGCCACGCGCAAGGGCATTCTCGGCGCGAGCCGCATCTCCGACGAGAGCTCGGTGAATCCCGGCGCGGTGGACTTGAACAACATTGATGACTGGTATGAGTTCCATCAGGCCGAGCTAAAGTAA
- a CDS encoding DUF1553 domain-containing protein, with protein sequence MFRRHPQSDALAGPVASALLLGCAAAASAATMDSMHPVRSTPAKVDFRRDVLPVLSTKCFACHGPDESARKARLRLDQRDDALADHKGRRPIVPGKPSQSEVVRRITTKDPDDIMPPLKGGHPLSKDEVATLKKWIESGAPYDQHWSFVKPQLPSLPNVRDTKWPQNAMDYFVLARLEKEGFKPAPPADPHTLIRRLSLDLTGLPPTPEAVEAFVKEFSPAPAPVPPTAKGGAGGAGGKRERERAALERLVDRLLASPAYGERMARTWLDLARYADSAGYGSDPLRLNIWPWRDWVINAFNRNVPYDRFTLEQLAGDLLPGATTDQQIATGFHRNTMTNTEGGTDDEEFRSAAVKDRIAVTMQVWMGITMNCAQCHTHKYDPISNKEYYQFYAMFNQTEDNDKPDEAPTLSLPTPAEQAGMDRFKAQLADLARKLSTPTPELLKELADWNAKQSDSMWTVLEPADFESANGATLVRLPDHSLLASGKAPDVDTFTLKIPTQLKGITALRLELLPDTSLPAKGSGRGEKGRAVVSSFKLATQPLKPEFKKARFIRVELPGEHRVLSLAEVQVFSSRQNAALKGKAAQSSTDHGADAARAMDGRTDGDFSGANSTTATKAEDNPWWELDLGAEIPIEEFVLWNRTDGGLGSRLANFKVYALDAARKEVFTQSVAAPPAPSQRFNLVGEKPAALANATSDHAQEGFEVAKAIDTDEKTGWSNGGRETNAVAAVFETNTSIGDTNGTMLVITLSQSAGAQATLGRFRISATTQPKPVRIVPQKTRELLAKETKSRRPADEKELVKYWADFSPSLAKTRADRDKAKKDLDAVKPVALPVMRELSKDKLRTTKLMIKGNFLNTADEVQPAFLTAFAPPPTNTPLNRVGVSQWLTSPENPLTARVAVNRLWSHVFGAGLVETEEDFGTQGSLPSHPELLDWLAVVFSAPAPRESTEHAPRTTLTGLAWDTKALLKLIVTSATYRQSSLAPAAAAQKDPRNRFLSHYPRARLDAETVRDQALALSGLLSHKIGGPSVYPPQPDGLWRAAFNGQRNWATSTGEDRYRRGLYTFWRRTVPYPSMATFDAPSRENCTVRRLPTNTPLQAFVTMNDPAYVEMAQALGRRIMKEGGATTADRARFGLQLALARPASAPQVQALVVLHEKELARYRADADAAKQLATEPIGKLPDGLDAADAAAWTVVANVLLNLDGVLTKG encoded by the coding sequence ATGTTCCGTCGTCACCCCCAATCCGATGCTTTGGCCGGGCCCGTCGCATCCGCGCTCCTGCTGGGATGCGCGGCGGCGGCATCGGCAGCCACGATGGACAGCATGCACCCCGTGCGCTCGACGCCTGCGAAGGTGGACTTCCGGCGCGATGTGTTGCCTGTGCTCTCGACCAAGTGCTTCGCGTGCCACGGCCCCGACGAGTCGGCGCGCAAGGCCAGGCTCCGGCTCGACCAACGCGACGACGCACTCGCCGACCACAAAGGCCGCCGCCCCATCGTCCCCGGCAAGCCATCGCAGAGCGAGGTCGTCCGACGCATCACGACGAAGGACCCCGACGACATCATGCCGCCGCTCAAGGGTGGGCATCCGCTCTCGAAGGACGAAGTCGCCACGCTCAAGAAATGGATCGAGTCCGGCGCGCCCTACGACCAGCACTGGTCGTTCGTGAAGCCGCAGCTTCCATCACTGCCCAACGTCCGCGACACGAAGTGGCCGCAGAACGCGATGGATTATTTCGTCCTCGCGCGATTGGAGAAAGAAGGCTTCAAGCCCGCGCCGCCCGCCGACCCGCACACGCTCATCCGGCGCCTCTCGCTCGACCTCACTGGATTGCCACCGACCCCGGAAGCGGTGGAGGCATTCGTGAAGGAATTCTCACCCGCGCCCGCGCCCGTTCCCCCGACGGCGAAGGGCGGCGCAGGCGGGGCAGGGGGAAAGCGGGAGCGTGAGAGAGCAGCCCTTGAGCGCCTCGTGGACCGGTTGCTCGCCTCGCCCGCTTACGGCGAGCGCATGGCTCGCACATGGCTCGACCTCGCGCGCTACGCGGACAGCGCGGGCTACGGCTCCGACCCATTGCGCCTGAACATCTGGCCGTGGCGCGACTGGGTCATCAACGCCTTCAATCGCAACGTGCCTTACGACCGCTTCACACTCGAGCAACTCGCCGGCGATCTCCTGCCGGGCGCGACCACTGACCAGCAGATCGCCACCGGCTTCCACCGCAACACCATGACCAACACCGAGGGCGGCACGGACGACGAGGAGTTCCGCTCCGCCGCCGTCAAGGACCGCATTGCCGTCACAATGCAGGTCTGGATGGGCATCACGATGAACTGCGCCCAGTGCCACACGCACAAATACGACCCCATCTCCAACAAGGAGTATTACCAGTTCTACGCCATGTTCAACCAGACCGAGGACAACGACAAACCCGACGAGGCACCCACACTCTCGCTGCCGACTCCCGCGGAGCAGGCGGGGATGGACCGCTTCAAGGCGCAACTCGCCGACCTCGCCAGGAAACTCTCCACGCCCACGCCCGAGTTGCTGAAGGAACTCGCCGACTGGAACGCGAAGCAATCCGACTCGATGTGGACCGTGCTCGAACCCGCCGACTTCGAGTCCGCGAACGGCGCAACGCTCGTGAGACTCCCGGACCACTCGCTGCTCGCCAGCGGCAAGGCACCGGACGTGGACACGTTCACCCTGAAGATCCCAACGCAGCTCAAGGGCATCACCGCCCTGAGGCTTGAATTGCTGCCCGACACGTCCCTCCCCGCGAAAGGCTCGGGCCGCGGTGAGAAGGGACGTGCGGTTGTGAGTTCCTTCAAGCTCGCCACGCAACCACTCAAGCCAGAGTTCAAGAAAGCGCGCTTCATTCGCGTCGAACTGCCGGGCGAGCACCGGGTCCTCTCGCTCGCGGAGGTGCAGGTCTTCAGCTCGAGGCAAAATGCCGCGCTCAAAGGCAAAGCCGCGCAGTCCTCGACCGACCATGGCGCGGACGCCGCACGCGCGATGGACGGCCGCACCGACGGTGATTTCAGCGGGGCGAACTCCACCACCGCCACGAAGGCCGAGGACAATCCGTGGTGGGAACTCGACCTCGGTGCGGAGATTCCCATCGAGGAGTTCGTGCTGTGGAACCGCACCGACGGCGGGCTCGGCTCGCGGCTCGCGAACTTCAAGGTCTATGCGCTCGACGCGGCGAGAAAGGAAGTCTTTACGCAGTCCGTCGCCGCGCCGCCCGCCCCGAGCCAGCGCTTCAACCTCGTCGGCGAAAAGCCCGCGGCACTCGCCAACGCCACCAGCGATCACGCGCAGGAGGGCTTCGAGGTGGCGAAGGCCATCGACACAGACGAGAAGACCGGATGGTCCAACGGCGGCCGGGAAACCAACGCCGTTGCAGCCGTCTTCGAAACAAACACCAGCATCGGCGACACCAACGGCACGATGCTTGTCATCACGCTCTCCCAGTCGGCCGGCGCGCAGGCCACGCTCGGGCGCTTCCGTATCTCTGCCACCACCCAGCCGAAACCCGTGCGCATCGTCCCACAAAAAACCCGCGAGCTGCTCGCAAAGGAAACGAAGTCGCGCCGGCCCGCCGACGAGAAGGAACTCGTGAAGTATTGGGCCGACTTCTCGCCCTCGCTCGCGAAGACGCGCGCGGACCGCGACAAGGCGAAGAAAGACCTCGACGCCGTGAAGCCCGTCGCGCTGCCCGTGATGCGCGAACTCTCCAAGGACAAGCTCCGCACCACGAAGCTGATGATCAAAGGCAACTTCCTGAACACGGCGGATGAAGTGCAACCCGCGTTCCTCACCGCGTTCGCTCCGCCGCCGACCAACACGCCGCTCAATCGCGTCGGCGTCTCGCAATGGCTCACCTCGCCCGAGAATCCGCTGACTGCCCGGGTCGCGGTCAACCGGCTTTGGTCTCACGTATTTGGCGCCGGACTTGTCGAAACCGAGGAGGACTTCGGCACGCAAGGCTCGCTGCCGAGCCACCCCGAGTTGCTCGACTGGCTGGCGGTTGTGTTCAGCGCGCCGGCACCGCGCGAATCCACGGAGCACGCCCCGCGCACCACGCTGACCGGACTGGCGTGGGACACGAAAGCCCTCCTCAAACTCATCGTCACCAGCGCGACCTACCGGCAGTCGTCGCTCGCTCCGGCTGCCGCTGCCCAGAAAGATCCGCGCAACCGGTTCCTGTCTCACTACCCACGCGCGCGGCTCGATGCCGAGACCGTGCGCGACCAGGCGCTCGCGCTCAGCGGCCTTCTAAGTCACAAGATCGGCGGGCCGAGTGTGTATCCGCCGCAGCCCGACGGCTTGTGGCGCGCGGCCTTCAACGGCCAGCGCAACTGGGCCACAAGCACGGGCGAAGACCGCTACCGCCGCGGCCTCTACACGTTCTGGCGCCGCACCGTGCCATATCCGAGCATGGCGACCTTCGACGCGCCGAGCCGCGAGAACTGCACGGTGCGCCGCCTGCCAACCAACACGCCGCTGCAGGCGTTCGTCACGATGAACGACCCGGCCTATGTCGAGATGGCGCAGGCGCTCGGACGCCGCATCATGAAAGAAGGCGGCGCAACCACTGCTGACCGCGCCCGGTTCGGCCTCCAACTTGCCCTTGCCCGCCCGGCCAGCGCCCCGCAAGTGCAGGCCCTCGTCGTACTCCACGAAAAGGAACTCGCCCGCTACCGTGCGGATGCCGACGCCGCGAAGCAACTCGCCACGGAGCCCATCGGCAAGTTGCCCGACGGCCTTGACGCGGCTGACGCCGCCGCCTGGACCGTCGTCGCCAACGTGCTGCTCAACCTCGACGGCGTGCTGACGAAGGGATGA